Genomic DNA from Streptomyces venezuelae:
GTCTGGTCCTTCAGGGTCTTCGGCTCGGGGAGCTTGTATACCCAGACGTTCGACCAGGTGCCGTTGAGGTTGTCGCCGATGTCGCCGACGTAGATGTTGCCGTCGCCGCCGACCGAGATCGCCTCGACGTCGCGCGGCGCGCCCACGCCGGTCATCGTGACGGTGGCGACGGTCTTCCCGGTCCTGGAGTCGACCGCGTACAGGAACGCGCCCTTGTCCTGGTCGTTGTGCGTCCAGTAGACGCCGGGGTGGGCGCGGGACGCGGCGAGGCCGCTGGACTCGACGATGCGCGGGTCCTCGATCGTGAACCCGTCGTGGTCGTCGGCCGCGGCGGGCACGGCGGCGGCCACGGCGAGGACCAGCGCGGCGCCGGCACCGGCGAGGACAGACGGAAGAGACGGGGCAGACGGAACAGACCCGGCAGACGGAACAGCCCGAAGCGAACGCATGGGCCAAGCGTGCCACTAGCCCCGGTGCTCCCTCCGTCGGGGCGGGCAGCGTGCGCAGCCTCACATCGCAGCCGGCCGCCCTCATCCGCGATGATGAGCGGATGCTCAGGTTCATGTTCGTCGGCGACTCGATGACCATCGGAAGCGCCGGGGAACACACCTGGCGCCACCGGATGTGGCAGCACCTGCGCGCCGCCCTCGGCCCCGGGGGCTTCGCCGTGGTCGGCCCGCGCACCGCGCTCCACGACAAGGCGACGGGAGAGCCGGTGGCCCACGACCACCACCCCGCAGCCTCCCCGGACTTCCCCCGCAACCACCTCGCGGGCTGGGGCGAGGGCTGGCTGCACATGGCACCGCGGATCGGCGGCGCGCTCACCCGTGACCCCGCCGACGTCCTGCTCGTCTCCCTCGGCCTCATCGACCTCGGCTTCTACACGAACGCGGAGCAGACCGCGGACAACGTCCGCGCCTTCGTCACCGCGGCCCGCTCGGCCAACCCGCACGTGCGGATGGTCCTGCT
This window encodes:
- a CDS encoding GDSL-type esterase/lipase family protein; the protein is MLRFMFVGDSMTIGSAGEHTWRHRMWQHLRAALGPGGFAVVGPRTALHDKATGEPVAHDHHPAASPDFPRNHLAGWGEGWLHMAPRIGGALTRDPADVLLVSLGLIDLGFYTNAEQTADNVRAFVTAARSANPHVRMVLLPVIPNIRATSDAPFAAEVTRFNELLAKAVADLDTPRSPLLLASRPPAYDIHADTYDGTHPNASGEHKLAAAFADAMSQAWGIGASYDAGQLVTPTA